AACTCGTCGATCTTCCCGTGGACCGTCTCGGCCCACTCGCCGACCGCCTCGTGCATCCGTGCTTTCGCCTCCGGGAGCGAAACCGCGCTGTACTGGTAGACGTAGCCCCCCGAGTCGAGCAGCCGTCGCTGGCGCTCGACCAGTCCCTTCTCGACCAGCGTCGAGAGCGCTCGGTTGACCGTGCTCCGGTCGCGCTCTAAGTCCTCGGCGAGT
This region of Halalkalicoccus sp. CGA53 genomic DNA includes:
- a CDS encoding helix-turn-helix domain-containing protein codes for the protein MEELMLADEPEFARVMECVFGIQRHECRAYLVLHGVPGSTVAELAEDLERDRSTVNRALSTLVEKGLVERQRRLLDSGGYVYQYSAVSLPEAKARMHEAVGEWAETVHGKIDEFGACE